In Kitasatospora sp. NBC_00240, the following are encoded in one genomic region:
- a CDS encoding APC family permease, with translation MTENPPRTPAPSDSERLAALGYRQELRRSLGVLGNISMGFAVVSPVVGLYAVSQVGMSVAGGAWVWALPLCLLGQVLVVCVYSELASQWPLAGGAYQWSRRLAGPSFAWMTGWLWQFAIMFANTTVAYLASPWFFALFGLTPSPAQLVLVAVGFMLLCTLVNAYGINLLRRFVSLGIAAEALASVVVGLALLLFFREHGFALLTDTLDAPATAGVSTGAAFLAVIAVGGWAFIGFDACVSTAEETRDAGRQVPRAMWWALLSVGVVVVLNAVSVALAHPDPAAVVAGTDLDPVTTAVVTGFGDWSAKPFVVVVLVSFTACLMASQGGAARGLYSLARDGVFPFSAQVRKVNRHKAPIGGLVAATLVSSAALPLGLESTAIGSLITFGTAATFAPFFLLCLAALIARLRGTWTPAGQVSYGRAGTLLNALAVLWTGLEVVNICWPRTILAPPGAPWYQVWAALLGVGLVVLAGLGYLLVRRPQRLMRADVPLGSPDSDELAPAVH, from the coding sequence ATGACCGAGAACCCCCCGAGAACCCCGGCCCCCTCCGACAGCGAACGGCTGGCGGCCCTCGGCTACCGCCAGGAGCTGCGCCGCAGCCTGGGCGTCCTCGGCAACATCTCGATGGGATTCGCCGTCGTCTCCCCCGTTGTCGGCCTCTACGCCGTCAGCCAGGTGGGGATGAGCGTGGCCGGCGGCGCCTGGGTCTGGGCCCTTCCGCTCTGTCTGCTCGGCCAGGTCCTGGTGGTCTGCGTCTACTCCGAACTGGCCTCGCAGTGGCCGCTCGCCGGCGGCGCGTACCAGTGGAGCCGGCGGCTCGCCGGCCCCTCCTTCGCCTGGATGACCGGCTGGCTCTGGCAGTTCGCCATCATGTTCGCCAACACCACGGTGGCCTACCTCGCCTCCCCCTGGTTCTTCGCGCTCTTCGGCCTCACCCCGTCACCGGCCCAACTCGTACTCGTCGCCGTCGGGTTCATGCTGCTCTGCACGCTGGTGAACGCGTACGGCATCAACCTGCTCCGCCGCTTCGTCTCGCTCGGCATCGCCGCCGAGGCGCTGGCCTCCGTGGTGGTGGGCCTGGCCCTGCTGCTGTTCTTCCGGGAGCACGGCTTCGCGCTGCTCACCGACACCCTGGACGCGCCGGCCACCGCCGGGGTCTCCACCGGCGCGGCCTTTCTGGCCGTGATCGCGGTCGGCGGCTGGGCGTTCATCGGCTTCGACGCCTGCGTCTCCACCGCCGAGGAGACCCGCGACGCCGGCCGCCAGGTGCCCCGCGCGATGTGGTGGGCCCTGCTCAGCGTCGGCGTGGTGGTCGTCCTCAACGCCGTGTCGGTCGCGCTCGCCCACCCCGACCCGGCCGCCGTGGTGGCCGGCACCGACCTCGACCCGGTGACGACCGCCGTGGTCACCGGCTTCGGCGACTGGTCGGCCAAGCCCTTCGTGGTGGTCGTCCTGGTCTCCTTCACCGCCTGCCTGATGGCCTCCCAGGGCGGCGCCGCCCGCGGCCTCTACTCGCTGGCCCGGGACGGCGTCTTCCCGTTCTCGGCGCAGGTCCGCAAGGTCAACCGGCACAAGGCGCCGATCGGCGGCCTGGTCGCCGCGACCCTGGTCAGCTCCGCCGCGCTGCCGCTGGGCCTGGAGTCCACCGCGATCGGCAGCCTGATCACCTTCGGCACCGCCGCGACCTTCGCCCCGTTCTTCCTGCTCTGCCTGGCCGCCCTGATCGCCCGCCTGCGCGGCACCTGGACCCCGGCCGGCCAGGTCTCGTACGGCCGGGCCGGCACCCTGCTGAACGCGCTGGCCGTGCTGTGGACCGGCCTCGAAGTGGTCAACATCTGCTGGCCGCGCACCATCCTGGCCCCGCCGGGCGCCCCCTGGTACCAGG
- a CDS encoding TetR/AcrR family transcriptional regulator C-terminal domain-containing protein, translating to MGRPSRALLSREIIARSALEVVDEHGPDGLTMRALAERLGVKAASLYNHVAGKDELLDALADLVNTEIDLAPLAGLTDDDWRPGLAAYIRGYRAVFLRHPHTIALLARRRVEAERQLLGYDTLLAGLGRTGLAPADAAEAAAAIDYLVLGSALETFTAGFTRDPAEYRPRHPALADALEASALRGGGPGGLDDRGFELALKLLLDGLAARR from the coding sequence GTGGGAAGACCGAGCAGAGCGCTGCTGAGCAGGGAGATCATCGCCCGGTCCGCGCTCGAGGTGGTCGACGAGCACGGCCCGGACGGCCTCACCATGCGCGCCCTCGCCGAGCGCCTGGGCGTCAAGGCCGCCTCCCTCTACAACCACGTGGCCGGCAAGGACGAGCTGCTCGACGCGCTCGCCGACCTCGTCAACACCGAGATCGACCTCGCCCCGCTGGCCGGCCTCACCGACGACGACTGGCGGCCCGGCCTGGCCGCCTACATCCGCGGCTACCGGGCCGTCTTCCTGCGCCACCCCCACACCATCGCGCTGCTCGCCCGCCGCCGGGTCGAGGCCGAACGCCAGCTGCTCGGCTACGACACCCTGCTCGCCGGCCTCGGCCGGACCGGCCTCGCGCCCGCCGACGCGGCCGAGGCCGCCGCCGCCATCGACTACCTCGTCCTCGGCTCGGCCCTGGAGACCTTCACCGCCGGCTTCACCCGGGACCCGGCCGAGTACCGCCCGCGCCACCCCGCGCTGGCCGACGCCCTGGAGGCCTCGGCACTGCGCGGCGGCGGCCCCGGCGGGCTGGACGACCGCGGCTTCGAACTCGCCCTGAAGCTGCTGCTGGACGGCCTCGCCGCCCGCCGCTGA
- a CDS encoding GNAT family N-acetyltransferase, whose product MNHHIRAVQQEDWPKVKELRLVALQDPVAHLAFLETYEQALARPDEFWQERTDRAAEGRATRQFVAEQPDGRWLGTVAALVEPAGEKTFFDDVPEQSQTHIVGVFVRPEARGTGLVDELFRAALEWSWQLAEPRVERVRLFVHEQNGRAEAMYLRAGFTRTGDFVPAPGDAPAKDYELALARS is encoded by the coding sequence ATGAACCACCACATCAGGGCCGTCCAGCAGGAGGACTGGCCCAAGGTCAAGGAACTGCGCCTGGTCGCCCTGCAGGACCCGGTCGCCCACCTCGCCTTCCTGGAGACGTACGAGCAGGCCCTCGCCAGGCCCGACGAGTTCTGGCAGGAGCGCACCGACCGCGCCGCCGAGGGCCGGGCCACCCGGCAGTTCGTCGCCGAGCAGCCCGACGGGCGCTGGCTCGGCACGGTGGCCGCGCTGGTCGAGCCGGCCGGCGAGAAGACCTTCTTCGACGACGTTCCTGAGCAGTCGCAGACCCACATCGTCGGCGTCTTCGTCCGGCCCGAGGCCCGGGGCACCGGGCTGGTGGACGAGCTCTTCCGGGCCGCGCTGGAGTGGTCCTGGCAGCTCGCCGAGCCCCGGGTCGAGCGGGTGCGGCTCTTCGTCCACGAGCAGAACGGCCGGGCCGAGGCGATGTACCTCAGGGCGGGCTTCACCCGAACCGGTGACTTCGTGCCGGCGCCCGGCGATGCCCCGGCCAAGGACTACGAACTCGCCCTCGCCCGGAGCTGA
- a CDS encoding co-chaperone YbbN, translating into MSTVELTKENFDEVVPGPEGKDFVFIDFWAAWCGPCRQFAPVYEKAAERHTDLVFAKVDTEAQQELAAAFGIQSIPTLAIIREGVLVFSQPGALPEAVFEDLIGKARELDMDEVKRKAAESAGTV; encoded by the coding sequence ATGAGCACGGTCGAGCTGACCAAGGAGAACTTCGACGAGGTCGTCCCCGGCCCCGAGGGCAAGGACTTCGTCTTCATCGACTTCTGGGCGGCGTGGTGCGGCCCGTGCCGGCAGTTCGCACCGGTGTACGAGAAGGCGGCCGAGCGGCACACGGACCTGGTCTTCGCCAAGGTCGACACCGAGGCGCAGCAGGAGCTGGCGGCGGCCTTCGGGATCCAGTCGATCCCGACCCTGGCGATCATCCGCGAGGGCGTGCTGGTCTTCTCGCAGCCGGGGGCGCTCCCCGAGGCGGTCTTCGAGGACCTGATCGGCAAGGCCCGCGAGCTGGACATGGACGAGGTGAAGCGCAAGGCCGCCGAGTCGGCCGGGACGGTCTGA
- a CDS encoding sigma-70 family RNA polymerase sigma factor, with translation MTEQHSRGAERGDGPPYGPGPDEALMRTLYQEHAGPLFGFVLRLVAGDRQRAEDVVQETLVRAWRNIDRLDAATGSLRPWLVTVARRIVIDNHRSSLARPREVDPSPLELLPAEDELDKALRLMTISDALDDLTEAHRAVIVETYLKGRTVTEAAAELGIPAGTVRSRIFYALRSLKLALEERGVTS, from the coding sequence GTGACCGAGCAGCATTCCCGTGGCGCCGAACGCGGCGACGGGCCGCCGTACGGCCCGGGGCCGGACGAGGCGCTGATGCGCACCCTCTACCAGGAGCACGCCGGGCCGCTGTTCGGCTTCGTGCTGCGCCTGGTCGCGGGCGACCGCCAACGCGCGGAGGACGTCGTGCAGGAGACGCTCGTCCGGGCCTGGCGCAACATCGACCGGCTGGACGCGGCGACCGGCTCGCTGCGACCCTGGCTGGTCACGGTCGCCCGGCGGATCGTGATCGACAACCACCGCAGCAGCCTGGCCCGGCCGCGCGAGGTGGACCCGTCGCCGCTGGAGCTCCTGCCCGCCGAGGACGAACTCGACAAGGCATTGAGGCTGATGACGATCTCCGACGCGCTCGACGATCTGACCGAGGCTCACCGGGCGGTTATCGTCGAGACCTATCTGAAGGGCCGCACGGTCACCGAGGCGGCCGCCGAACTCGGCATCCCCGCGGGCACCGTGCGGTCCCGGATCTTCTACGCGCTGCGCTCGCTCAAGCTCGCGCTCGAGGAACGAGGAGTGACATCGTGA
- a CDS encoding zf-HC2 domain-containing protein, with protein sequence MTPPREDHVDVGAYVLGVLDAADRGAFEKHLAGCPQCAEQVDELGALEPMLAEFLAAGAADAADPADPVPRPGDELLTRLVDEVTATRRRGRRRRLVLVAAAAVLVVGGPAVTAAVTAGSGNHAPQVVAQQQFTATDATTGAQATVGVEGKKWGSQISLQLSHVQGPLSCDLVAVSRVGERQTVTTWTVPPAGYGTTGSPDALRTSGGAGLQLKDIDHFEVRTLDGNQVLVSVPVAA encoded by the coding sequence GTGACGCCGCCCAGGGAAGACCACGTCGACGTCGGCGCGTACGTCCTCGGCGTACTCGACGCGGCGGACCGCGGCGCCTTCGAGAAGCACCTGGCCGGCTGCCCGCAGTGCGCCGAGCAGGTGGACGAACTCGGTGCGCTGGAGCCCATGCTGGCCGAATTCCTGGCCGCCGGCGCGGCGGACGCGGCCGACCCGGCCGATCCCGTGCCGCGTCCCGGGGACGAGTTGCTGACCCGCCTGGTCGACGAGGTCACCGCCACCCGCCGGCGCGGTCGCCGGCGCCGGCTGGTGCTGGTCGCCGCGGCCGCCGTCCTGGTCGTCGGCGGACCGGCGGTCACCGCCGCGGTCACCGCCGGCTCCGGCAACCACGCCCCGCAGGTGGTCGCCCAGCAGCAGTTCACCGCCACCGACGCGACCACCGGCGCGCAGGCCACCGTCGGCGTCGAGGGCAAGAAGTGGGGCAGCCAGATCAGTCTCCAACTCTCCCACGTTCAAGGTCCGTTGAGCTGTGACCTGGTCGCCGTCTCGCGGGTCGGGGAGCGTCAGACCGTCACCACCTGGACCGTCCCGCCGGCCGGCTACGGCACCACCGGCTCGCCCGACGCCCTGCGCACCTCCGGCGGGGCCGGCCTCCAGCTCAAGGACATCGACCACTTCGAGGTGCGCACCCTGGACGGCAACCAGGTCCTGGTCAGCGTGCCGGTCGCGGCCTGA
- a CDS encoding YndJ family protein produces the protein MTTLVNLVVMLGMLVVVPVGLTLIDGPGTALLRRCWPAAAVPGAVALWLPRGPAATALAALYALATAALALQAPLRLARTRSTAPREIAVLTALTTPAVAGLALVAERSGHRLLGFDLDILALTVPHFHYAGFTAALVAGLVCRAAPDLPAARYAALSVPLGTLLVLAGYFVDDWAELLGAAVLTTGMWAVGLITWRDLRGRTADRVTGTLLAVSAAVLVLTMLLALWWALGEAGGIPHPTLTWMAATHGLGNALGFALCSLLAWRRLKEIHP, from the coding sequence GTGACCACCCTGGTGAACCTCGTCGTCATGCTCGGGATGCTGGTCGTCGTCCCCGTCGGCCTCACCCTGATCGACGGGCCGGGCACGGCGCTGCTGCGCCGCTGCTGGCCGGCGGCCGCCGTCCCCGGCGCCGTCGCGCTCTGGCTCCCCCGCGGCCCGGCCGCCACCGCACTCGCCGCGCTCTACGCACTGGCCACCGCCGCGCTCGCCCTCCAGGCCCCGCTGCGGCTCGCCCGCACCCGCTCGACCGCGCCCCGTGAGATCGCCGTCCTCACCGCGCTCACCACCCCGGCCGTGGCCGGACTCGCCCTGGTCGCCGAACGCTCGGGCCACCGGCTGCTCGGCTTCGACCTGGACATCCTCGCCCTCACCGTCCCGCACTTCCACTACGCCGGGTTCACCGCCGCCCTGGTCGCCGGGCTGGTCTGCCGGGCCGCCCCCGACCTCCCCGCCGCCCGGTACGCGGCGCTCAGCGTGCCGCTCGGCACCCTGCTCGTGCTGGCCGGCTACTTCGTCGACGACTGGGCCGAACTGCTCGGTGCGGCCGTCCTCACCACCGGCATGTGGGCGGTCGGCCTGATCACCTGGCGCGACCTGCGCGGCCGCACCGCCGACCGCGTCACCGGCACGCTGCTCGCCGTCTCGGCCGCCGTCCTCGTCCTCACCATGCTGCTCGCGCTCTGGTGGGCGCTCGGGGAGGCCGGCGGGATCCCCCACCCCACCCTGACCTGGATGGCCGCCACCCACGGCCTCGGCAACGCCCTCGGTTTCGCCCTCTGCTCACTGCTCGCCTGGCGCCGCCTCAAGGAGATCCACCCGTGA
- a CDS encoding dsRBD fold-containing protein, translating to MQTLVGWHIEMEFREEGTRTAAAALLRLADGSELRAHGFTSRHPADSEQMRVGEEIAAARALNDLASQLLTKAHAEIQSGSTVPTHPLM from the coding sequence ATGCAGACTCTCGTCGGTTGGCACATCGAGATGGAGTTCCGCGAGGAAGGGACGAGGACGGCCGCGGCCGCCCTGCTCAGGCTCGCCGACGGCTCGGAACTCCGTGCCCACGGTTTCACCAGCCGCCACCCCGCTGACTCGGAGCAGATGCGGGTCGGCGAGGAGATCGCGGCGGCCCGGGCGCTGAACGACCTGGCATCCCAACTGTTGACCAAGGCGCACGCCGAGATCCAGAGCGGCAGCACCGTCCCGACGCATCCGCTGATGTGA
- a CDS encoding transglycosylase family protein yields the protein MIFRNETAAATAKTAVKRNRVRTALMAGAVLALPVAGLVTATSASAAPASTWDKVAQCEATGNWAINTGNGFYGGLQFTSSTWAAFGGTAYAPQAHQATKAQQIAIGEKVLAAQGPGAWPVCSVKAGLTK from the coding sequence ATGATCTTCCGTAACGAGACCGCCGCTGCCACCGCCAAGACCGCCGTCAAGCGCAACCGGGTGCGGACGGCTCTGATGGCGGGTGCCGTGCTGGCCCTGCCGGTGGCAGGCCTCGTCACGGCCACCTCCGCCTCCGCCGCGCCGGCGTCGACCTGGGACAAGGTCGCGCAGTGCGAGGCGACCGGCAACTGGGCGATCAACACCGGCAACGGCTTCTACGGCGGCCTGCAGTTCACCTCCTCCACCTGGGCGGCGTTCGGCGGCACCGCCTACGCCCCGCAGGCCCACCAGGCCACCAAGGCCCAGCAGATCGCCATCGGCGAGAAGGTCCTCGCCGCCCAGGGCCCCGGCGCCTGGCCCGTCTGCTCCGTCAAGGCCGGCCTCACCAAGTAA
- a CDS encoding DUF4240 domain-containing protein, with translation MMTWDDFWTLIHLLGDRRCCDYDTPLAEALAEVPPARIVDFEERLAQALYRLDRREFGVLPVIDMSSPGKPFAQSDDSFLYSRCAVVAAGRGEYEAVLADPARFAPHTATTLHGENLLDLAREAYEEVTGEEWDVVTEFDYESCSNAAGWPEVVRQF, from the coding sequence ATGATGACCTGGGACGACTTCTGGACCTTGATCCACCTGCTGGGCGACCGGCGCTGCTGCGACTACGACACGCCGCTGGCCGAGGCGCTGGCCGAGGTGCCGCCCGCCAGGATCGTCGACTTCGAGGAGCGCCTGGCGCAGGCTCTGTACCGGCTGGACCGGCGCGAGTTCGGGGTGCTGCCGGTGATCGACATGAGCAGCCCGGGGAAGCCCTTCGCGCAGTCCGACGACTCCTTCCTCTACTCCCGGTGTGCGGTGGTCGCGGCCGGGCGGGGGGAGTACGAGGCGGTACTGGCCGATCCCGCCCGGTTCGCCCCGCACACCGCCACCACTCTGCACGGCGAGAACCTGCTCGACCTGGCCCGGGAGGCGTACGAGGAGGTCACCGGCGAGGAATGGGACGTCGTCACCGAGTTCGACTACGAGTCCTGCTCCAACGCGGCCGGCTGGCCCGAAGTGGTGCGGCAGTTCTGA
- a CDS encoding glutaminase codes for MDLQDQLNQAMEAARPVLGTGRVADYIPALAAADPAAFGLALATVDGEVHGVGAWEQPFSIQSISKLFTLSLALAVGGDDLWRRVGREPSGSPFNSLVQLETEHGIPRNPFINAGAVVVTDRLHSLTGDARAAVRDFLRAESGNPLLDSDSVVAASEAEHGHRNAALAHFIASYGNLENPVATVLQHYYDHCALTASCRDLALAGLFLARHGLRADGSRLLTRSEAKRINAVLLTCGTYDAAGQFAYRVGLPGKSGVGGGILAVVPGRGTLCAWGPALDPAGNSIGAVAALDAFTTATGWSVF; via the coding sequence GTGGATCTTCAGGACCAGTTGAACCAGGCCATGGAAGCGGCCCGTCCGGTGCTCGGCACCGGGCGGGTCGCCGACTACATCCCGGCGCTCGCCGCCGCCGACCCCGCCGCCTTCGGGCTGGCGCTGGCCACCGTGGACGGCGAGGTGCACGGCGTCGGAGCCTGGGAACAGCCCTTCTCCATCCAGAGCATCTCCAAGCTCTTCACGCTCTCCCTGGCGCTCGCCGTCGGCGGCGACGACCTGTGGCGGCGGGTGGGCCGCGAGCCCTCCGGCAGCCCGTTCAACTCGCTGGTGCAGTTGGAGACCGAGCACGGCATCCCGCGCAACCCGTTCATCAACGCCGGCGCCGTCGTCGTCACCGACCGGCTGCACAGCCTCACCGGCGACGCCCGCGCCGCCGTCCGGGACTTCCTGCGGGCCGAGTCCGGCAACCCGCTGCTCGACAGCGACTCGGTGGTCGCCGCCTCCGAGGCCGAGCACGGCCACCGCAACGCCGCCCTGGCCCACTTCATCGCCAGCTACGGCAACCTGGAGAACCCGGTCGCCACCGTCCTCCAGCACTACTACGACCACTGCGCGCTCACCGCGAGCTGCCGCGACCTCGCGCTCGCCGGGCTCTTCCTGGCCCGCCACGGACTGCGCGCCGACGGCTCCCGGCTGCTGACCCGCAGCGAGGCCAAGCGCATCAACGCCGTCCTGCTGACCTGCGGCACCTACGACGCGGCCGGGCAGTTCGCCTACCGGGTCGGCCTGCCCGGCAAGAGCGGCGTCGGCGGCGGCATCCTGGCCGTCGTGCCCGGCCGCGGCACCCTCTGCGCCTGGGGCCCGGCCCTCGACCCGGCCGGCAATTCGATCGGCGCGGTCGCCGCACTGGACGCCTTCACCACCGCGACCGGCTGGTCGGTCTTCTGA
- a CDS encoding MFS transporter, whose translation MPETALQPDPRRWKALIFIGLAQLMVVLDATIVNIALPSAQRDLGITDGNRQWVITAYALAFGGLLLFGGRIADLWGRKRTFVVGLAGFAFASALGGAAANTAMLLGARALQGVFGALLAPAALSLLAVMFTEAKERAKAFGIYGAIAGGGGAIGLILGGLLTEYMNWRWTFFVNIPFAIIAAFGAVMVIREPAQGRNRNRLDIPGVLLVTTGLVSLVYAFTRAESDGWSAPLTIGLFVAAAVLLAAFVVVERVVKAPLLPLRVILDRNRGGVYLSLGLAVIGMFGLFLFLTYYLQVVLDYSPVLTGVAFLPMVAGMITGSTQIGARLMTRVAPRYLMAPGFLVASVGMLILTQIKTDSSYPALILPGLVLMGLGMGTAFMPAMSLATHGVQPRDAGVASAMVNTSQQVGGAIGTALLNTIAASATTAYLTAHAAAGGSPQALQLQSMVHGFSTAIWWSFGILVLAAGLAFTLINTGHQGGAPVGKGASDEDLNAIPVLAH comes from the coding sequence ATGCCCGAAACAGCCCTGCAGCCCGATCCCCGGCGCTGGAAAGCGCTGATCTTCATCGGCCTCGCCCAGCTGATGGTCGTGCTCGACGCGACGATCGTGAACATCGCCCTGCCGTCCGCCCAGCGCGACCTCGGTATCACCGACGGCAACCGCCAGTGGGTCATCACCGCGTACGCCCTCGCCTTCGGCGGGCTGCTCCTGTTCGGCGGCCGGATCGCCGACCTCTGGGGCCGCAAGCGCACCTTCGTGGTCGGCCTGGCCGGCTTCGCGTTCGCCTCCGCACTGGGCGGCGCCGCCGCCAACACCGCCATGCTGCTCGGCGCCCGCGCCCTGCAGGGTGTGTTCGGCGCCCTGCTCGCCCCCGCGGCGCTCTCGCTGCTCGCGGTCATGTTCACCGAGGCCAAGGAGCGCGCCAAGGCGTTCGGCATCTACGGCGCCATCGCCGGCGGTGGCGGTGCCATCGGCCTCATCCTCGGCGGCCTGCTCACCGAGTACATGAACTGGCGCTGGACCTTCTTCGTCAACATCCCGTTCGCCATCATCGCCGCCTTCGGCGCCGTCATGGTGATCCGCGAGCCCGCCCAGGGCCGCAACCGCAACCGCCTGGACATCCCCGGCGTGCTGCTGGTGACCACCGGCCTGGTCTCGCTCGTCTACGCCTTCACCCGCGCCGAGTCGGACGGCTGGTCCGCGCCGCTCACCATCGGCCTGTTCGTGGCCGCCGCCGTCCTGCTGGCCGCCTTCGTGGTGGTCGAGCGCGTGGTCAAGGCCCCGCTGCTGCCGCTGCGCGTCATCCTGGACCGCAACCGCGGCGGTGTCTACCTGTCGCTGGGCCTGGCCGTGATCGGCATGTTCGGCCTGTTCCTCTTCCTGACGTACTACCTGCAGGTCGTGCTCGACTACAGCCCGGTGCTCACCGGTGTGGCCTTCCTCCCGATGGTCGCGGGCATGATCACCGGCTCCACCCAGATCGGCGCCCGCCTGATGACCCGGGTGGCCCCGCGCTACCTGATGGCCCCCGGCTTCCTGGTCGCCTCGGTCGGCATGCTGATCCTCACCCAGATCAAGACGGACAGCTCCTACCCGGCGCTGATCCTGCCCGGTCTGGTCCTGATGGGCCTCGGCATGGGCACCGCGTTCATGCCGGCCATGAGCCTGGCCACGCACGGCGTCCAGCCGCGCGACGCCGGTGTCGCCTCCGCCATGGTGAACACCTCGCAGCAGGTCGGCGGCGCCATCGGCACCGCGCTGCTCAACACCATCGCGGCCAGCGCCACCACGGCCTACCTCACCGCGCACGCCGCGGCCGGCGGCTCGCCGCAGGCCCTGCAGCTGCAGTCGATGGTGCACGGGTTCTCCACCGCCATCTGGTGGTCGTTCGGCATCCTGGTGCTGGCCGCCGGCCTGGCCTTCACCCTCATCAACACCGGCCACCAGGGCGGCGCCCCGGTCGGCAAGGGTGCGAGCGACGAGGACCTCAACGCCATCCCGGTGCTCGCGCACTGA
- a CDS encoding TetR/AcrR family transcriptional regulator, producing the protein MTVTAAPRPPKLRADATRNRERIITAAREAFVEHGADAPLDEIAKRAGVGNATLYRNFPDRAALFRAVVLHVKTRIVAHAEAALADHAAPFDALQDFVHAAADEKLGALCPMISGRFDPFDPELVEARSRLEGTVTELLDRARRSGALRADVGAGDVFVAISQLTRPLPGSTCLNFADFVHRHLQLFLDGMRAPAPSTLPGRAITFEDFQHHTDATPGA; encoded by the coding sequence GTGACCGTCACCGCTGCACCGCGCCCGCCCAAACTGCGCGCGGACGCCACACGCAACCGGGAGCGGATCATCACGGCGGCCCGCGAGGCCTTCGTCGAGCACGGCGCCGACGCCCCGCTCGACGAGATCGCCAAGCGTGCGGGAGTGGGCAACGCGACCCTGTACCGTAACTTCCCGGACCGCGCGGCCCTCTTCCGGGCCGTCGTCCTCCACGTGAAGACCCGCATCGTCGCGCACGCCGAGGCCGCCCTGGCGGACCACGCGGCCCCGTTCGACGCCCTGCAGGACTTCGTGCACGCGGCCGCCGACGAGAAGCTCGGCGCCCTGTGCCCGATGATCTCCGGACGCTTCGACCCGTTCGACCCCGAGCTGGTGGAAGCCCGCTCGCGGCTGGAGGGCACCGTCACCGAGCTGCTGGACCGCGCCCGACGATCGGGCGCGCTGCGCGCGGACGTCGGCGCCGGGGACGTCTTCGTCGCCATCAGCCAGCTCACCCGACCGCTCCCCGGCTCCACCTGCCTGAACTTCGCCGACTTCGTCCACCGCCACCTGCAGCTGTTCCTGGACGGCATGCGGGCACCGGCCCCGAGCACCCTGCCCGGCCGGGCGATCACCTTCGAGGACTTCCAGCACCACACCGACGCGACACCCGGCGCCTGA
- a CDS encoding OsmC family protein yields MTITPEPRRPGLAEHLRDKGAAMRAAAGRRPASEDWEEEIGAVCVADDATGVRKVRVGDWSFVGDGGPDIGGFGLGPSSPELLCAVISTCLTHTVLCIAALDGLPLDRVEVAVTARNNDARFFEVPTDAPPVPYDLTATVDLRGPLTSEAAQALLAAADERCPMLRMVRSEHALTVRAGAAAR; encoded by the coding sequence ATGACGATCACACCGGAACCGCGTCGGCCCGGGCTCGCCGAGCACCTGCGCGACAAGGGCGCCGCCATGCGGGCGGCCGCCGGACGCCGGCCCGCGAGCGAGGACTGGGAGGAGGAGATCGGCGCGGTCTGCGTGGCCGACGACGCCACCGGGGTCCGCAAGGTACGGGTCGGCGACTGGTCCTTCGTCGGGGACGGCGGCCCGGACATCGGCGGCTTCGGACTCGGCCCCTCCTCGCCGGAACTGCTCTGCGCGGTGATCAGCACCTGCCTGACCCACACCGTGCTGTGCATCGCGGCGCTGGACGGGCTGCCGCTGGACCGGGTGGAGGTCGCCGTCACCGCCCGCAACAACGACGCCCGCTTCTTCGAGGTCCCGACCGACGCGCCGCCGGTGCCGTACGACCTCACCGCCACCGTCGACCTGCGCGGCCCGCTCACCTCCGAGGCCGCCCAGGCGCTGCTCGCCGCCGCCGACGAGCGCTGCCCGATGCTGCGGATGGTCCGGTCCGAGCACGCCCTCACGGTGCGTGCGGGCGCTGCCGCCCGCTGA